Genomic segment of Vibrio natriegens NBRC 15636 = ATCC 14048 = DSM 759:
TTAGCCTGTCAGGCATTGGGCCGCTTTATCAATACCAAACGCCGCTTAGAGCTTAAGGGTGAAGAGCAAGGTGTGACGGTTTACGACGATTTTGCTCATCATCCTACCGCTATTGAACTAACGGTTGGTGGCCTGCGTAACAAAGTGGGTAACAAACGTATCTTAGCAGTACTGGAGCCTCGCTCTGCCACCATGAAGCGTGGTGTGCACAAGAATACGCTGGCGGACTCATTGCACAGTGCCGATGAAGTGTTCTTGTTCCAGCCAGACAATATTGAATGGTCGGTACAGGAAATTGCAGACCAATGCCAGCAACCAGCTTTTGTTGACGCTGATTTGGACCGTTTTGTTGCGAAAATCGTTGAACGTGCAAAGCCTGATGATCAAATTCTGGTTATGAGCAATGGTGGCTTTGGCGGTATTCACGGTAAACTTCTCGAACAATTAAAACAAAAAGCTTAATCCTTATGTCTCACAAAAAACATCAACAAAAAAAAGCCATTACCCTAGCACTTACTGGTGCTTCTGGTGCGCCTTATGGCTTGAGACTTCTGGAATGTTTGGTCGCTGCGGATTATCACGTCTATGTGTTGATATCTTCCGCAGCGAGGGTTGTGATGGCAACCGAGCATGACCTGAAGCTGCCAAGTGGTCCTGAAGCGGCGCAAAAAGCGCTGGTGGAGCACCTGAAGTGTAACCCTGACAACATTACTGTCTGTGGTAAAGATGATTGGTTCTCGCCAGTGGCTTCAGGCTCTGCGGCTCCAAAACAAATGGTGGTTTGTCCGTGTTCGGCGGGCAGCGTCGCGGCGATTGCACACGGTATGTCGGATAACCTGATTGAGCGTGCCGCTGATGTGGTGATGAAAGAGCGTGGCCAGCTACTTCTGGTAGTGCGTGAAACGCCATTTTCGACCCTGCATCTGGAAAATATGCACAAGCTATCGCAAATGGGCGTAACCATCATGCCTGCAGCGCCGGGTTTTTATCATCAGCCAAAGACTATCGAAGACTTAATCGACTTTATGGTGGCGCGAATTCTCGACCATCTGGGGATTGAGCAAGGATTGGTTCCGCGCTGGGGATACGACCAACGTTCATAAATAGTTATCTTGCTACGTAGCCTGATCTTCATCTAAGTCCCAAACCCCCTCGCGTAACCTAGCATCGCGAGGGGGTTTGGGTATACAATCCAT
This window contains:
- a CDS encoding flavin prenyltransferase UbiX, which gives rise to MSHKKHQQKKAITLALTGASGAPYGLRLLECLVAADYHVYVLISSAARVVMATEHDLKLPSGPEAAQKALVEHLKCNPDNITVCGKDDWFSPVASGSAAPKQMVVCPCSAGSVAAIAHGMSDNLIERAADVVMKERGQLLLVVRETPFSTLHLENMHKLSQMGVTIMPAAPGFYHQPKTIEDLIDFMVARILDHLGIEQGLVPRWGYDQRS